A single region of the Lycium barbarum isolate Lr01 chromosome 2, ASM1917538v2, whole genome shotgun sequence genome encodes:
- the LOC132628468 gene encoding uncharacterized protein LOC132628468: MENFLHSKEFWSIIETGFSEPDRGVVMTEAQQKVLDEQRLKDLKAKNYLFQAIDRAILETIFQKDTSKQIWDSMKSKYAGTTKVKRQQLQDLRKEFEVLHMKEGESVDEYFTRTFTVVNKMRIYGGKLDDVNAIEKILRSMSSKFAYVVCSIEEEKDIDIMSIDELQSSLLIHEHRLVPPSTEEQALKVSTQFDSSNGNGFSREVEGVVET, from the coding sequence ATGGAAAACTTCTTGCATTCAAAGGAGTTTTGGAGCATTATAGAGACTGGTTTCAGTGAACCAGATCGTGGTGTGGTGATGACGGAAGCTCAACAGAAGGTTTTGGATGAGCAAAGACTGAAGGATCTCAAAGCTAAAAACTATCTATTCCAAGCAATAGATCGTGCCATACTGGAGACCATTTTTCAAAAAGATACCTCCAAGCAGATTTGGGACTCAATGAAAAGCAAGTACGCCGGTACAACAAAAGTGAAGCGGCAACAACTTCAAGACCTTCGCAAAGAATTTGAAGTTCTGCATATGAAAGAAGGGGAGTCAGTAGATGAGTACTTCACTAGAACATTTACCGTTGTTAACAAGATGCGTATTTATGGTGGTAAATTGGATGATGTCAATGCTATCGAAAAGATTCTACGGTCTATGTCTTCCAAATTTGCATATGTGGTTTGCTCTATTGAGGAGGAAAAAGATATTGATATAATGTCAATTGATGAACTACAGAGCTCATTATTAATACATGAGCATAGATTGGTACCTCCTTCTACAGAAGAACAAGCTTTGAAAGTGTCAACTCAATTTGATTCTTCCAATGGGAATGGTTTCAGCAGAGAGGTAGAGGGCGTGGTCGAAACATGA
- the LOC132628466 gene encoding uncharacterized mitochondrial protein AtMg00810-like — protein sequence MGKIIFLLVYVDDIVVTGSNLQAIHQIKATLSSHFSLKDLGALHFFLGIEVVPCAIAFILSQSKYIFEILHEHSMQDSKGVPSPLSSLITLQLDEGAAPTDPKQHRAAIEKLQYLSFYTSKY from the coding sequence ATGGGTAAAATCATCTTTCTTCTAGTATATGTGGATGACATTGTTGTCACTGGCAGCAACCTTCAAGCTATTCATCAGATAAAAGCTACCCTTTCCAGTCACTTCTCTCTCAAAGATCTTGGTGCCCTACATTTCTTTCTTGGCATTGAAGTTGTACCTTGTGCTATTGCATTCATTCTCTCACAATCAAAGTACATTTTTGAAATATTACATGAGCACTCCATGCAAGATAGTAAAGGTGTTCCCAGTCCATTAAGTTCATTAATCACTTTGCAACTTGATGAAGGAGCTGCCCCGACTGATCCCAAACAACACCGTGCAGCCATCGAAAAGCTTCAGTATCTCTCCTTTTACACGTCCAAATATTAG